The Pseudodesulfovibrio sp. S3 nucleotide sequence CGGCTCCTTTCTCGAAGATCTCGGTGATGTGGTCCCCGACGAGGTTACCACCATTTTTCAAAGCGGCAAGAAGATCGCCGCAGGCTTTGAAGACATCACCCCGGAGCAGGAGCACTACATCGGCCGATCCGTGGCCGCCGTGATCCTGTCGAAATACCGATATGCTAAGGACCGGAATTCACAAAAATATCTCAACATCATGGGCCAGACCCTGGCCCAGGCCTCGGACCGCCCCGAGACCTTCGGCGGCTATCATTTCCTTGTGTTGGACACGGAAGAGATCAACGCCCTGTCCGCACCGGGCGGATTCATCTTCGTGACCAGGGGACTGATCCACTGCTGCAAATCCGAGGACGCCATGGCCGCAGTGCTCGCCCATGAAATAGGCCATGTCCAGCGCAAGCACGGCCTCCAGGCCATCCAGAAATCCCGTGTCACGGACGGAGTGACCACCCTGGCCCTGGTCGGCACATCGACCATGTCCGGCGGCAAGTTGAAAGAACTGACCCAGACCTTTGACAGTTCCATCAAAGACATCACCTCCACCATGATCGAAAGCGGATATTCCCGCTCCTGCGAAGACGAAGCGGATGCAGACGCCGTCACCATCATGCAACGCATGGGGTACGACCCCAATGCCATCATAGACATGCTCACCGAGATGAAAACCCGGCTCAAGCCCGACAGCAAAGGGTTCGGTCGCACCCACCCCTCGCCCGACGATCGCATCACCAACATACTCGAAATCATCGGCCGCTACGAAAAGCCCGTTCCGGCCAAGCCGCGGGACGACCGATTCAAGAGCATGACCAAGGAGCTTTAATTTGTCCCGTCAAATGAAGAAAATCGTGGCGGGCATCCTTGTCGGCTGCATCGGTGCTTTCCTGTCCGTCGCCGCCCTGCATCAGGGCTATCTCGACATCCCGGAAAGCATCACCTTCGACCTGCGCGCGCGGATGCTGTCCGAGCCAGGCCCGGCCACCGACCAGATCCGCGTCATCCTGCTCGACCAGAAATCCCTGGATTGGGCCAAGGAATCCTTCGGACTCGGCTGGCCCTGGCCAAGACAGGCGTATGCACCGATGGTGAACTTCTGCCAAGCGGCAGGGGTGGCTTCACTCGCCTTTGACGTTGTCTTCACTGAGCCGTCCGTCTTCGGCGTCGACGACGACAAGACTCTTTTCGACAGTTTCGCAAAACTGGACCGCGTTGTCCTGGCCGCAGACTTTTCCCGCAATGACGGCTCGGGCAGCACATGGCCCGACCATGTTCCCGCGCCGAAGATCACGGTCTCGGGCACTGCCCCCCTGCCCATATCCAAATCGGCCGCGTTCCCCATCCCCGACCTGACAAACGGACAAATCTCCGTGGGCAATGTCACTGTGTCCCCCGACCCGGACACCGTGTACCGCCGTTTCCCATTATTGATACAATTCAACGACCTCTATGCTCCGGCCCTGCCCCTGGCAACCGCCCTGGTCAACCAACCCGGCGTCATATCCCTGACCGCGGATTCCATGACCGTCGACGGCTCCTGGATTCCGATTACGGAAACAGGCCAAGCCATCCTCAACTACCGGGGCAAGACCCCCTACAAGACCTACAGTGCGGCGTCCGTCATGGAAAGCGGCCTGCTCATGGCCGACGGCAAGAAGCCGCTCATCGACCCCGGCGATTTCAAAGACAAATATGTGCTTTTCGGATTCTCGGCCACGGGCTTGTTCGACCTTCGTCCCACCCCCATGGGCGGCGTTTCCCCCGGTGTCATGGTCAACGCCACGGCCCTGGACAATTTCCTCTCCAACGACTTCATGCGGGCAGCCCCCTTCATTGTCGATGTGGTTACCACGCTGCTCTTTGCCATTCTGGCTGGCTTGAGCGTCACGGTCTTCACGAACCTCTGGCTCACTGTCGGCGCATCGGGACTGACGCTCGCCGCACCCGTGGCCTTTTCCGTGGGAACCTATACACAGGGCCTCTGGTCCGGTTTGGCCGTGCAACTGGCAGGCTGCCTGATCGCCCTGTTCCTGGCCGGGGCCTTCAAGTATGCGACAGAAGGGCGGCAAAAACACTTCATCAAGTCCGCCTTCAAGCAATATCTCAGCCCCGAGGTCATCGAACAGCTTCTTCAAAACCCGGAAAAGCTTACCCTGGGCGGAGAGCGGCGCGAACTGACCATATTCTTCTCCGATCTCCAGGGGTTCACCTCGATCTCAGAAAAACTGACCCCGGAAGACCTGACCAGCGTACTCAACGATTACCTTACGGCCATGACCGATATCATCCAGGGGTACGGCGGCACCGTGGACAAATACGAGGGTGATGCCATCATTGCCTTCTGGAACGCGCCGGTGGATCAATCCGACCACGCCAAACGCGGGGTGACTGCCGCCCTGGCCTGTCAGGAGAAACTGACCGAGATGCGAGCCTCGCTGCTTGAAAGAACCGGCGAGGAATTCCATATGCGCATCGGCCTGAACACAGGCCAGGCCGTGGTGGGCAACCTCGGCTCCCACGACCGGTTCGATTAC carries:
- a CDS encoding adenylate/guanylate cyclase domain-containing protein; the protein is MSRQMKKIVAGILVGCIGAFLSVAALHQGYLDIPESITFDLRARMLSEPGPATDQIRVILLDQKSLDWAKESFGLGWPWPRQAYAPMVNFCQAAGVASLAFDVVFTEPSVFGVDDDKTLFDSFAKLDRVVLAADFSRNDGSGSTWPDHVPAPKITVSGTAPLPISKSAAFPIPDLTNGQISVGNVTVSPDPDTVYRRFPLLIQFNDLYAPALPLATALVNQPGVISLTADSMTVDGSWIPITETGQAILNYRGKTPYKTYSAASVMESGLLMADGKKPLIDPGDFKDKYVLFGFSATGLFDLRPTPMGGVSPGVMVNATALDNFLSNDFMRAAPFIVDVVTTLLFAILAGLSVTVFTNLWLTVGASGLTLAAPVAFSVGTYTQGLWSGLAVQLAGCLIALFLAGAFKYATEGRQKHFIKSAFKQYLSPEVIEQLLQNPEKLTLGGERRELTIFFSDLQGFTSISEKLTPEDLTSVLNDYLTAMTDIIQGYGGTVDKYEGDAIIAFWNAPVDQSDHAKRGVTAALACQEKLTEMRASLLERTGEEFHMRIGLNTGQAVVGNLGSHDRFDYTMLGDSVNLAARLESINKQFGTYTMISRSTLNQLDGTVPVRELSCLRVVGKQETITVYEPMTQSNRNARETTLKTFSLGLEQFYAGNFIRAIDLFNTIADIDPAADRYAAKCAELMASPTEMWDGVWTMTNK
- a CDS encoding M48 family metalloprotease; translation: MNRRHFLTSLGLAVPALLSPLPVWAFGSFLEDLGDVVPDEVTTIFQSGKKIAAGFEDITPEQEHYIGRSVAAVILSKYRYAKDRNSQKYLNIMGQTLAQASDRPETFGGYHFLVLDTEEINALSAPGGFIFVTRGLIHCCKSEDAMAAVLAHEIGHVQRKHGLQAIQKSRVTDGVTTLALVGTSTMSGGKLKELTQTFDSSIKDITSTMIESGYSRSCEDEADADAVTIMQRMGYDPNAIIDMLTEMKTRLKPDSKGFGRTHPSPDDRITNILEIIGRYEKPVPAKPRDDRFKSMTKEL